In Calothrix sp. PCC 7507, one DNA window encodes the following:
- a CDS encoding IS4 family transposase has protein sequence MEKHQSVSIRQISRNRAEQVGYYRFLSNENVTIGELVGSLSDHCVSQVEDKHILAISDSSEINLQSHVGRLKAEGLGVVGNNTDVGFYIHPTLVLDAENGFPLGLSTVKLWTREIDHADKHERNYKKLPIEEKESYKWLRSADETQRCLSIGNAKMVTHIADRESDMYEEFTTVPNRKNHVLVRARIDRRLIGKTQSLYAYLNQQPSEGTYTVDVPADSRIGRTAREALLIVRCALVKIQRPEKLSAKDYPPSVTLYAVEAVEVNPPAGTEPIHWRLLTTHQVVCLEQALQIIRWYTWRWRIEQLFAILKTAGLNLEATQLESIAAIKRLSVLALSVAVRILQMIQGRDNPELSANLAFSDEQQQCLSTLAPTVEGHTPRQQNPYPPHSLPWATWIIARLGGWSGYKSQKPPGITTLTRGLKQFESTFFGWKLALGLLVCTP, from the coding sequence ATGGAAAAACATCAATCAGTCAGCATTCGCCAAATAAGTAGAAATAGAGCAGAACAGGTGGGGTACTACCGCTTTTTGTCGAATGAGAATGTGACAATAGGGGAATTAGTCGGCAGCCTATCAGACCACTGTGTATCACAGGTAGAAGACAAGCATATATTAGCCATCAGTGATAGTAGCGAAATTAACTTGCAGTCTCATGTTGGTAGGTTGAAAGCAGAGGGTCTAGGTGTAGTCGGAAACAACACAGACGTAGGGTTTTATATTCATCCAACTTTAGTATTGGATGCAGAGAATGGATTTCCATTGGGATTAAGCACAGTAAAACTGTGGACGCGAGAGATAGACCATGCCGATAAGCATGAACGAAATTACAAAAAGTTACCGATAGAGGAAAAAGAATCATACAAATGGCTGCGTTCAGCCGATGAAACCCAAAGATGTTTAAGTATTGGTAATGCCAAAATGGTGACTCATATCGCCGATAGAGAAAGCGATATGTATGAAGAATTTACGACCGTACCAAATCGCAAAAATCACGTGTTGGTCAGAGCGCGCATTGACCGTCGCCTCATAGGAAAGACCCAATCGCTGTATGCGTATTTAAACCAACAACCTAGCGAGGGGACTTATACCGTGGATGTTCCAGCAGATTCACGTATTGGTAGAACCGCAAGAGAGGCATTATTAATTGTGCGCTGTGCGCTGGTAAAAATTCAACGTCCAGAGAAATTGAGTGCCAAAGATTATCCCCCTAGTGTAACGCTTTACGCCGTGGAAGCTGTGGAAGTCAACCCACCTGCGGGTACGGAACCGATTCATTGGCGATTGTTGACCACCCACCAAGTTGTTTGTCTAGAACAAGCACTACAAATCATTAGATGGTACACATGGAGATGGCGAATTGAACAACTATTTGCCATCCTCAAAACTGCTGGTTTAAATCTCGAAGCTACTCAGCTTGAGTCCATTGCTGCCATTAAGCGACTGAGTGTTTTAGCTTTGTCAGTAGCTGTGCGAATTTTACAAATGATTCAGGGACGGGATAATCCTGAGTTGTCTGCAAATCTAGCTTTTTCGGATGAGCAACAGCAATGTTTATCTACTCTTGCACCAACTGTAGAAGGTCACACTCCACGTCAACAAAATCCCTATCCTCCTCATTCCTTACCTTGGGCTACCTGGATTATTGCTCGTCTTGGTGGTTGGTCTGGTTACAAGTCTCAAAAACCTCCAGGAATTACTACTTTGACTCGGGGGCTTAAGCAGTTTGAATCCACCTTTTTTGGCTGGAAACTCGCTCTGGGTCTACTTGTGTGTACACCGTAG
- a CDS encoding phage holin family protein — MNEIGTVLIVWVVTAVSLLIISKLPLGVEIDAPDKAFLSAAVLGIVTAVIRPILRLVFVVPSFLTFDLLSGLFTFMIAVVCFSIAAWLVEGFRLRFGIWSAVIGAFALTIVNNLIYKLLGV, encoded by the coding sequence ATGAATGAAATTGGGACAGTTTTGATTGTTTGGGTGGTAACGGCGGTTAGCTTGCTGATTATTAGCAAGTTACCCTTGGGAGTAGAAATAGACGCACCAGATAAGGCATTCCTTTCCGCAGCAGTTCTTGGTATCGTCACGGCAGTGATCAGACCGATTTTACGCTTGGTATTTGTAGTACCAAGTTTTTTGACGTTTGACTTGTTATCTGGCTTATTCACATTTATGATTGCCGTTGTTTGTTTTAGTATTGCTGCTTGGTTAGTGGAAGGCTTTCGCTTACGTTTTGGCATCTGGAGTGCTGTGATTGGCGCATTTGCACTCACTATCGTCAATAACCTGATATACAAATTATTAGGTGTTTAA
- a CDS encoding biopolymer transporter ExbD: MKINQQSPSEEVQIQIIPLIDVVFCILTFFLLASVQLTRQAINIELPKASTGTAAGLTSQGKGNILPVTIDAVGQTYVEKQVVQRGQLAEILKKYVQENPTGTLVLNASRTATYNDVVQTLDLLRQVGGDRVSLGIIPGQDQPSTTPNIPIEPSFPVNPGVAPVVPNTVPVPGTNPQDNINPTLPLPTEPNQSQPGQGIIPNNPGVSPVVPNAPAPQAPLAPGKKEGGQRR; this comes from the coding sequence ATGAAAATTAATCAGCAGAGTCCATCTGAGGAAGTCCAAATTCAAATTATTCCTTTAATTGATGTTGTTTTTTGTATTCTGACGTTTTTTTTGTTAGCATCTGTGCAACTTACACGTCAAGCAATTAATATTGAGTTACCCAAAGCTAGTACAGGTACCGCTGCTGGTCTCACTTCTCAGGGTAAAGGTAATATACTCCCTGTGACTATTGATGCTGTTGGTCAAACTTACGTGGAAAAACAGGTTGTACAACGGGGACAGTTGGCTGAGATATTAAAGAAATATGTCCAAGAAAACCCTACTGGTACTTTGGTGCTGAATGCATCACGCACAGCAACTTACAACGATGTCGTCCAGACATTAGATTTGTTGCGGCAAGTAGGAGGCGATCGCGTATCCTTGGGAATTATACCAGGGCAAGATCAACCATCTACAACCCCAAATATTCCTATTGAGCCTTCCTTCCCCGTTAATCCTGGTGTAGCACCAGTCGTCCCAAATACCGTACCTGTTCCTGGCACTAACCCCCAAGACAATATCAACCCTACCTTACCCTTACCCACAGAACCTAATCAATCCCAACCAGGCCAAGGTATCATTCCTAACAATCCTGGTGTTTCTCCTGTGGTTCCCAACGCCCCCGCGCCCCAAGCGCCTTTAGCACCAGGAAAAAAGGAAGGAGGACAGAGGAGATGA
- a CDS encoding MotA/TolQ/ExbB proton channel family protein: MDILNLFYKGGLAMWPLLALSILSLSVIFERLWFWLRILNQEKEIVARVLNAAAENWEAAADIARQATNQPIGRFLYAPLRLLKNDTETFRLALESTAEDELAGMRRGEKLLEAVITISPLLGLLGTVLGLIGSLEGISTSDVAKASTGIGESLISTAAGLIVAIASLIFYRLFQGLVINQVKVFRKAGNDLELLYRQSPPDFSNSSEIILRESSQESFTPPPKRNKNRFSNPPELPEKSDSLDPEQ; encoded by the coding sequence GTGGATATTTTAAATTTGTTTTACAAGGGCGGGCTAGCAATGTGGCCGCTACTTGCTTTGTCGATTCTATCTTTAAGTGTAATTTTTGAGCGTCTATGGTTCTGGTTGCGAATTTTGAATCAGGAAAAAGAAATAGTTGCTCGTGTTCTCAATGCTGCTGCTGAAAATTGGGAAGCAGCGGCGGATATCGCTAGACAGGCTACAAATCAGCCGATTGGAAGATTTCTCTACGCCCCTTTACGGCTGTTGAAAAATGATACGGAAACCTTTCGATTGGCTCTAGAGTCAACGGCGGAAGATGAGTTGGCGGGGATGCGTCGGGGCGAAAAACTTTTAGAAGCGGTGATTACTATTTCCCCGCTATTGGGATTGTTGGGTACAGTTTTGGGTTTGATTGGCTCTTTGGAAGGTATTAGCACTAGCGATGTGGCAAAGGCATCTACTGGGATTGGAGAATCTTTAATTAGTACAGCAGCTGGTCTAATAGTTGCGATCGCTAGTTTGATATTCTACCGTCTATTCCAAGGTCTTGTGATTAACCAAGTAAAAGTTTTTCGCAAGGCGGGAAATGATTTGGAGTTGCTTTATCGCCAGTCACCGCCTGATTTTAGCAATAGTTCAGAGATAATTTTGCGAGAATCCTCACAGGAAAGTTTTACACCACCTCCTAAACGAAATAAAAACAGGTTTTCTAATCCTCCTGAACTCCCGGAGAAATCTGATTCATTAGATCCTGAGCAATAA
- a CDS encoding YkvA family protein, with translation MKFSIQSVYAWYRNLLRNPQYRWWVILGTLVYILSPFDILPDIIPIVGEIDDVFLLTLLVTEVSGLVIEGWKARKGSVDTAAPSTPEDSTSTGNTIDVDAVSVK, from the coding sequence ATGAAATTTTCAATCCAATCAGTTTACGCTTGGTATCGCAACTTGCTTCGCAACCCACAATACCGCTGGTGGGTAATTTTAGGAACACTCGTTTATATTCTTAGCCCCTTTGATATCCTCCCAGACATCATACCCATTGTGGGAGAAATTGATGATGTTTTCCTTTTAACCTTGCTAGTTACTGAAGTTTCTGGGCTAGTGATTGAAGGCTGGAAAGCCCGTAAAGGTAGTGTCGACACTGCAGCCCCAAGCACCCCAGAGGATTCTACCTCCACCGGAAATACTATCGATGTTGATGCCGTCTCTGTCAAGTAG
- a CDS encoding sugar phosphate nucleotidyltransferase encodes MNKQQVIGLLPAGGQATRISPLPLSKELYPVGFQKRSDQYHLSPKVVSHYLLEKMQQAGISEAYFILRPGKWDIPAYFGDGAMLSMSLGYLIMGLPFGVPFTLDQAYPFVQDAIVALGFPDILFQPEDAFVHLLTRLEAGNADVVLGLFPTDQPQKAGMVDFDDTGKVSLVIEKPQQSDLRYMWSIAVWTPAFTRFLHELLLSLETNNLSQQPELPIGDVIQVAINQGLRVEAEVFADGSYLDIGTPDDLSRAVQQFSILNAEGR; translated from the coding sequence ATTAACAAACAGCAAGTCATTGGACTACTACCTGCGGGCGGACAGGCTACGAGGATATCCCCTTTACCGCTAAGTAAAGAGTTATACCCAGTTGGCTTTCAGAAACGTAGTGATCAATATCACCTTAGTCCGAAAGTAGTTTCTCACTATCTGCTCGAAAAAATGCAACAGGCAGGGATTAGTGAAGCATACTTTATCTTGCGTCCTGGTAAGTGGGATATTCCAGCATATTTTGGGGATGGTGCAATGCTGTCAATGAGCTTGGGCTATTTGATTATGGGATTACCTTTTGGTGTTCCATTCACTTTAGATCAAGCTTATCCCTTTGTTCAAGATGCAATAGTGGCGCTGGGGTTCCCGGATATTTTATTCCAGCCAGAGGATGCTTTTGTGCATTTACTCACACGTTTAGAAGCTGGTAACGCTGATGTTGTTTTAGGGTTATTCCCTACCGATCAACCTCAAAAAGCTGGGATGGTTGATTTTGATGATACAGGTAAAGTCAGCTTAGTAATTGAAAAACCTCAGCAGTCGGATTTGCGGTATATGTGGAGTATTGCAGTTTGGACACCGGCTTTTACTCGATTCTTGCATGAGTTGCTCCTGTCTCTGGAGACTAATAATTTGTCGCAGCAACCAGAATTACCGATTGGCGATGTGATTCAGGTGGCTATTAATCAGGGTTTGCGAGTGGAAGCAGAGGTGTTTGCAGATGGTAGTTACTTAGATATTGGCACGCCGGATGATTTAAGCCGCGCTGTGCAACAATTTAGTATTTTAAACGCAGAGGGGCGCTGA
- a CDS encoding GxxExxY protein, which yields MTENDLTGVIIGCAMRVHTALGPGLLESAYEACLDYELQQSGLNVGKQIPLPLVYKDVQLECAYRLDLIVENKVIVEIKSVESLKPIHTIQLITYLKLANCKLGLLINFNVPRLKEGGIKRIANNL from the coding sequence ATGACAGAGAATGATTTGACTGGCGTAATTATTGGTTGTGCGATGAGGGTACATACGGCGTTAGGACCGGGTTTATTGGAGTCGGCTTATGAGGCTTGTTTGGATTATGAACTCCAGCAATCTGGATTGAATGTTGGTAAGCAAATACCTTTGCCTTTAGTTTATAAAGATGTGCAATTAGAGTGCGCTTATCGATTAGATTTGATAGTTGAAAACAAAGTGATTGTCGAAATCAAATCCGTAGAATCCTTAAAACCAATTCACACTATACAACTCATCACCTATCTCAAACTAGCAAACTGCAAACTAGGCCTGCTTATCAACTTTAATGTCCCTCGCCTCAAAGAAGGCGGCATCAAACGCATCGCCAACAACCTCTAA
- a CDS encoding glycoside hydrolase family 15 protein, with translation MKTVTEMHTRLENYYQEIKTIILARQNPITGLLPASTAVTAHGDYTDAWVRDNVYSILAVWGLALAYRKIDEDKGRTYELEHSVIKLMRGLLFAMMRQSAKVEQFKHTQSPLDGLHAKYNTSTGDIVVGDDEWGHLQLDATSIFLLILSQMTASGLQIIYTIDEVNFVQNLVYYIGRAYRTPDYGIWERGNKINHGSAELNASSVGMAKAALEAINGLDLFGVRGSQASVIHVLPDEIARARITLESLLPRESGSKEIDAALLSIISFPAFAVESETLRDRTLNEIITKLQGKYGCKRFLRDGHQTVLEDTQRLHYEPWELKQFEHIECEWPLFFTYLVLDGLFRGEQAQVDYYQQCLASLLVEHDGLRLLPELYYVPEQHIEAEKLSPQSQIRLPNENVPLVWAQSLYFLGQMLTEGLLAVGDIDPLGRHLCVGKNRQALVQIALLAEDEDLQKKLEVYGIETQTPKQVEPIQVRKAGELSAIFTQIGRNDKLGLTGRPTRRLRSLTTSRIFRICGETIVFLPSFLDSQQFYLTLDYHFLLDQIRSELAYIQQYWSDLGRPILTLMLTHTMLETGSETLLELMQELKDGVCNGIQVKLGRLNQLMLTTGIQRIDFLQNADFSQSPMKNAAPRCYYLAYSPVRSWRLGHTQEFRMESETNLGLLLSHLRSSENIYEQIELLQTLTRLQGLEFNTGFGGPQYRVTVADLLDEVYTKAGDTGTWGVVRRAAGLRQMVDISLSDTVTSILVRGKQISVGKAYSEASLIAVPMSHNEIAEKINHFCREDIRDRVLTQEIIIYLGILIRTEPELFQGLLTFRVGYLILLITSELARELHVTQGEAYEHLMELSPFEVKARLRQVLTGYTGMSNLLRQQESLHVKQKESDIAWVVLPTIGEEIEVPPGGWRRFRQAEGALNRVPKDFFQQVWLLMQHCKGLVIGDKLERRNRLDSELMLSEMTASERNFALLVEHLLNKIEAPEYRQVNIEALMELAAIAANNPELQIEEYIVLDVLIGHAVRLAWLEQHPQRGDRYDEDKASAWRSFYNTSPRDCVSYILKAFRFLTEFVKEF, from the coding sequence ATGAAAACTGTTACCGAAATGCACACTCGTCTGGAGAATTATTACCAGGAAATTAAGACAATTATCCTGGCTCGTCAAAATCCCATTACTGGTTTATTACCTGCGAGTACAGCGGTAACGGCTCATGGTGATTACACAGATGCTTGGGTAAGAGACAATGTTTATAGCATTTTGGCAGTTTGGGGTTTAGCACTTGCATATCGCAAGATTGACGAAGACAAGGGACGCACTTATGAACTAGAACACAGCGTCATCAAGTTGATGCGTGGGTTGCTGTTTGCGATGATGCGACAAAGCGCGAAAGTGGAGCAATTTAAACACACTCAGTCGCCCTTGGATGGTTTACACGCTAAATACAACACCAGTACTGGCGACATTGTTGTCGGTGATGACGAATGGGGACATTTACAACTTGACGCTACATCTATATTCTTATTGATTTTGTCCCAGATGACTGCTTCTGGGTTACAAATAATTTATACAATTGATGAAGTCAATTTTGTCCAAAACTTGGTTTACTATATTGGACGAGCTTACCGCACCCCAGACTATGGCATTTGGGAACGAGGTAATAAGATTAATCATGGTAGTGCGGAGTTAAACGCCAGTTCTGTGGGGATGGCGAAGGCGGCTTTAGAAGCGATTAACGGGTTAGATTTGTTTGGTGTGCGTGGGAGTCAAGCATCAGTTATTCATGTCTTACCAGACGAAATCGCCCGCGCCAGGATTACACTAGAGTCCTTATTACCGAGAGAATCCGGCTCTAAGGAAATTGATGCAGCGTTGTTGAGTATTATTAGTTTTCCGGCTTTTGCGGTAGAGTCAGAGACGCTACGCGATCGCACTCTGAATGAAATTATCACCAAACTGCAAGGAAAATACGGTTGTAAACGCTTTTTGCGTGATGGACACCAAACTGTTTTAGAAGACACCCAACGTTTGCACTACGAACCGTGGGAACTGAAACAATTTGAGCATATTGAGTGTGAATGGCCGCTATTTTTCACTTATTTAGTTCTTGATGGCTTATTCCGTGGCGAACAAGCGCAAGTTGACTATTATCAACAGTGTTTAGCATCATTACTAGTAGAACATGATGGTTTGCGGCTATTACCAGAACTTTATTATGTTCCAGAACAGCATATAGAAGCAGAAAAGTTATCTCCCCAAAGTCAAATTCGTTTACCTAATGAAAATGTCCCCTTGGTGTGGGCGCAAAGTTTATATTTTCTCGGACAGATGTTAACTGAAGGATTATTAGCCGTTGGAGATATTGACCCTTTGGGTAGACATTTGTGTGTAGGTAAAAATCGCCAAGCTTTAGTGCAAATTGCCTTATTAGCAGAAGATGAAGATTTACAGAAAAAATTAGAAGTTTATGGTATTGAAACGCAAACACCCAAGCAAGTAGAACCAATTCAAGTGAGAAAAGCCGGGGAACTTTCTGCTATTTTTACGCAGATTGGCCGCAACGATAAACTCGGTTTAACAGGTCGTCCAACCAGACGACTCAGGAGTTTGACAACATCGAGAATCTTTCGGATTTGTGGGGAGACAATTGTATTTTTGCCATCTTTTTTAGATTCCCAGCAATTTTATTTAACTCTCGATTACCATTTTCTTTTAGATCAAATTAGAAGTGAACTCGCTTATATTCAACAATATTGGAGCGATTTGGGGCGTCCTATTTTAACTTTAATGTTGACACACACCATGTTAGAAACTGGTTCGGAGACATTATTAGAACTAATGCAAGAACTAAAGGATGGTGTTTGTAACGGGATACAGGTGAAATTAGGGCGACTCAATCAGCTGATGCTTACCACTGGGATACAACGCATTGATTTTCTGCAAAATGCGGATTTTTCCCAGTCGCCGATGAAAAATGCTGCCCCACGTTGCTATTATCTAGCTTACAGTCCAGTGAGAAGCTGGCGCTTAGGGCATACCCAAGAGTTTCGGATGGAAAGTGAAACTAACTTGGGGTTGTTGCTTTCTCATTTGCGATCGTCCGAAAATATTTATGAGCAAATTGAGTTATTGCAGACTTTAACTCGTTTGCAGGGTTTAGAGTTCAATACAGGATTTGGGGGGCCACAATACCGCGTCACCGTAGCCGATTTACTGGATGAAGTATACACCAAAGCTGGAGATACAGGTACTTGGGGAGTGGTGCGTCGTGCTGCTGGGTTGCGTCAGATGGTGGATATCAGCTTGTCAGATACAGTGACGAGTATTTTGGTACGGGGTAAGCAAATTTCTGTGGGGAAAGCTTACAGTGAAGCATCTCTGATTGCAGTACCCATGTCTCACAACGAGATTGCGGAGAAAATCAATCATTTTTGTCGTGAGGATATCCGCGATCGCGTGTTGACGCAAGAGATTATTATTTATCTTGGTATCCTCATCCGCACAGAACCTGAACTGTTTCAAGGACTATTAACCTTCAGAGTCGGTTATCTCATCTTGCTGATTACCAGCGAATTAGCCAGAGAGTTGCATGTTACTCAAGGCGAAGCATACGAACACTTGATGGAATTGTCGCCTTTTGAAGTCAAAGCGCGTTTGCGTCAAGTATTAACTGGCTATACAGGAATGAGTAACCTGTTACGTCAACAAGAATCATTACACGTCAAGCAAAAAGAAAGTGACATCGCTTGGGTGGTGCTACCCACAATTGGGGAAGAAATCGAAGTTCCACCAGGGGGTTGGCGACGGTTTCGCCAAGCCGAAGGTGCATTAAACCGCGTACCCAAGGACTTTTTTCAGCAAGTTTGGCTATTAATGCAACATTGCAAAGGTCTGGTGATTGGCGATAAGCTAGAGCGACGCAATCGTTTAGATAGCGAGTTGATGCTATCAGAAATGACTGCCAGTGAAAGGAATTTTGCTTTGTTAGTGGAGCATCTACTGAATAAAATTGAAGCTCCAGAATATCGCCAAGTTAATATTGAAGCACTAATGGAGTTAGCGGCGATCGCTGCTAATAACCCAGAACTGCAAATTGAAGAGTATATCGTCTTGGATGTATTAATCGGTCATGCCGTGAGATTAGCATGGTTAGAGCAACATCCTCAAAGAGGCGATCGCTATGATGAGGATAAAGCTTCGGCTTGGCGATCGTTCTATAATACCTCGCCTAGAGATTGTGTGAGTTACATTTTGAAGGCGTTCAGATTCTTGACTGAGTTTGTGAAGGAGTTTTAA
- a CDS encoding type II toxin-antitoxin system Phd/YefM family antitoxin, which translates to MKKVTLTELSNNIERLLDEILETGIPIEINKNGKLLKIVPIERNDKLKNLIFKPDIIQGNPDDLVNITWEREINIDLP; encoded by the coding sequence ATGAAAAAAGTTACATTAACGGAATTGAGTAATAATATTGAGCGTCTATTAGATGAGATACTAGAAACAGGTATCCCAATCGAAATTAATAAAAATGGTAAGCTGTTAAAAATTGTTCCTATAGAAAGAAATGATAAACTTAAAAACTTGATTTTTAAGCCAGATATTATTCAAGGAAATCCCGATGATTTAGTTAATATAACTTGGGAGCGGGAGATTAATATTGATTTACCTTGA
- a CDS encoding type II toxin-antitoxin system VapC family toxin: MIYLDTHVVVWLYSGLTDKLSELAKSLINDNEIYISPIVRLELQYLYEIKRITHQPDTIIAELFEQIDLQICSKSFNQIISISLGINWTRDPFDRIITANAQIGNNILLSKDENILNNYICAKW; encoded by the coding sequence TTGATTTACCTTGACACTCATGTCGTGGTGTGGCTCTATTCTGGTTTGACAGATAAATTAAGTGAACTTGCTAAAAGTTTAATTAATGATAATGAAATTTATATATCACCAATTGTTCGATTAGAGTTGCAGTATTTATACGAAATAAAACGCATTACACACCAACCGGATACAATTATTGCTGAACTATTCGAGCAGATTGATTTACAGATATGCAGTAAAAGCTTTAACCAGATTATTAGTATTTCTTTGGGAATTAATTGGACTCGCGATCCTTTTGACAGGATTATTACGGCAAATGCTCAGATAGGTAACAATATACTACTGAGCAAAGATGAAAACATCCTAAATAACTATATTTGTGCCAAATGGTAG